One bacterium genomic window carries:
- a CDS encoding SDR family oxidoreductase, producing MERFLVTGSAGCIGAWAVHELVREGTPVVTFDISDTPHRLRLLLDEDELSAVRFRRGDIRDSEAVEAVIADNRITHVVHLAALQVPFCAADPVNGSRVNVTGTLNVLEAARRSDGRVRGVTYASSIGVFGPAEMYEGGVVYDDSPAAPTTLYGAYKQANEWTARIYSTDWGVGSVGLRPSVIYGPGRDQGLTSAATVAMLSAAAGVSAHITHGGTVTYHHAQDMARIFIAAARLEAGRALVHNVGGPVAHISEVAAAIDAAAPGIETTYDDAPFPLPSIIDGAGLEQAIDIPQRTLPEGIAGTVDAFRRLLAEGRVSF from the coding sequence ATGGAACGGTTCCTGGTGACAGGATCAGCCGGTTGCATCGGCGCCTGGGCGGTTCATGAGCTGGTCAGGGAAGGAACTCCGGTGGTCACTTTCGACATAAGCGATACTCCCCATCGCCTGCGGCTCCTTCTGGACGAGGACGAGCTCTCGGCCGTCCGGTTCCGCCGGGGGGACATTCGCGACAGCGAGGCGGTCGAGGCGGTGATCGCGGACAACCGGATCACCCACGTGGTCCACCTCGCTGCCCTCCAGGTCCCGTTCTGTGCGGCCGATCCGGTCAACGGCTCACGCGTCAACGTCACCGGCACCTTGAACGTCCTGGAGGCGGCCCGCCGGTCCGACGGCCGGGTCCGGGGTGTCACCTATGCAAGCTCGATCGGGGTGTTCGGCCCCGCCGAGATGTACGAGGGCGGGGTGGTGTACGACGATTCGCCCGCCGCCCCTACCACCCTCTACGGCGCCTACAAGCAGGCCAATGAGTGGACCGCCCGCATCTACAGCACCGACTGGGGAGTCGGCTCGGTGGGTCTTCGACCCTCCGTCATCTACGGGCCGGGACGTGATCAGGGCCTTACCTCGGCGGCCACGGTGGCGATGCTGTCGGCGGCGGCCGGAGTCTCAGCCCACATCACCCACGGCGGAACGGTCACCTACCACCACGCCCAGGACATGGCCCGTATCTTCATCGCCGCCGCCCGCCTCGAGGCCGGCCGGGCCCTGGTCCACAACGTGGGCGGCCCGGTGGCTCACATCTCGGAGGTGGCGGCGGCGATCGATGCGGCCGCTCCCGGCATCGAGACCACCTACGACGACGCGCCCTTCCCGCTTCCCTCGATCATCGACGGAGCCGGCCTCGAGCAGGCCATCGACATTCCCCAGCGCACTCTGCCGGAGGGGATCGCAGGAACGGTCGATGCCTTCCGCCGACTGCTTGCTGAGGGCCGGGTCAGTTTCTAG
- a CDS encoding ABC transporter substrate-binding protein yields MGNSWMGPEVTELTEQYMARKIGRRQFMKRMGVAGVGVAAAASILAACGEDEPAETTAAPTTAAPTTTEAVITGPVAGGTLREGYNRDVSKHDPATTNWYDPAFFAIYEAILSNDPSGATVPQFASGFSAADDGLEYRFTIPEGKLSHSGGTINAEMVAEFYRSIQTYSFIAGLAAPVDTYEADGNDVVMKMKNPWVGALGPHKTGYWRIVNINTWKEHSLTADGELNAASTYGTELADGTGPFTHEEWVPGSHVLVRRWDDYPGSQTPFFENKGPAHLDAIRWTVITEAGQRATQLENGDIDTLINPAHQDIGRLESNSDLTVIRHPEWSGYHLAMNRDYPEYFGDRLTRQGLSHALDREGMVQAILFGNGAATYGPFPTTDRNYESAVEQFNQFDLDLANQKLDRAGWTMGSDGVREREGVRFEFRYLVEDETVQKSVAEAVQAQFANVGVQANLDVVDRALAFEQQSGPGRDSVEMSLFFWLWPIPLDVLILFGGSQFIPVPNFSHAVEPRVDDAIASWQNSATESQAQAAASQFQLAWAEELPYIPLMNQNATFVHNNKVHGWQPFVWNLYPYYNDTWIEA; encoded by the coding sequence ATGGGTAATTCTTGGATGGGTCCGGAAGTGACCGAACTTACCGAGCAGTACATGGCCCGCAAGATCGGGCGGCGCCAATTCATGAAGCGCATGGGTGTCGCCGGAGTCGGGGTGGCAGCCGCGGCGTCGATACTCGCAGCCTGTGGCGAGGACGAGCCCGCCGAGACAACTGCCGCCCCCACTACCGCGGCTCCGACCACGACAGAAGCGGTGATAACGGGCCCGGTTGCCGGCGGTACGTTGCGGGAGGGTTACAACCGGGACGTCTCCAAGCACGATCCGGCCACCACCAACTGGTACGACCCGGCCTTCTTCGCCATCTACGAGGCGATCCTGTCGAACGATCCGAGCGGTGCCACCGTGCCCCAGTTCGCATCGGGATTCTCCGCTGCGGATGATGGCCTCGAGTACCGGTTCACGATTCCGGAGGGCAAGCTGTCGCACTCCGGCGGGACGATCAACGCCGAGATGGTGGCCGAGTTCTACCGGTCCATCCAGACGTACAGCTTCATCGCGGGTCTGGCGGCGCCGGTCGACACCTACGAGGCGGACGGCAATGACGTCGTCATGAAGATGAAGAACCCCTGGGTGGGGGCCCTCGGCCCGCACAAGACCGGGTACTGGCGGATCGTCAACATCAACACCTGGAAGGAGCACTCGCTCACGGCCGATGGCGAGCTCAACGCCGCCTCGACCTACGGCACCGAGCTGGCTGACGGCACCGGTCCCTTCACCCACGAGGAGTGGGTGCCGGGGAGCCATGTGCTGGTACGGCGCTGGGACGACTATCCCGGTTCCCAGACCCCGTTCTTCGAGAACAAGGGTCCGGCCCATCTGGACGCCATCCGGTGGACGGTCATCACCGAGGCCGGCCAGCGGGCCACCCAGCTCGAGAACGGCGATATCGACACGTTGATCAACCCGGCCCACCAGGACATCGGGCGCCTCGAGTCCAACTCGGACCTGACGGTGATCCGGCATCCCGAGTGGTCGGGATATCACCTGGCGATGAACCGTGACTATCCCGAGTACTTCGGTGACCGGCTGACCCGCCAGGGCCTGTCCCACGCGTTGGATCGGGAGGGCATGGTCCAGGCCATCCTGTTCGGCAACGGCGCCGCAACCTACGGCCCGTTCCCGACCACCGACCGGAACTACGAGTCGGCGGTCGAGCAGTTCAACCAGTTCGACCTCGATCTGGCCAACCAGAAGCTGGACCGGGCCGGATGGACCATGGGCAGCGACGGTGTTCGGGAGCGCGAAGGCGTCAGGTTCGAGTTCCGCTACCTCGTCGAGGACGAGACGGTGCAGAAGTCGGTGGCCGAGGCCGTTCAGGCCCAGTTCGCCAACGTCGGGGTTCAAGCGAATCTGGACGTGGTGGACCGGGCGCTCGCCTTCGAGCAGCAGAGCGGCCCGGGCCGGGACTCGGTGGAGATGTCGCTCTTCTTCTGGCTGTGGCCGATCCCGCTCGACGTGCTGATCCTCTTCGGCGGATCGCAGTTCATCCCCGTGCCGAACTTCTCGCACGCCGTGGAGCCGCGGGTCGACGATGCCATCGCCAGCTGGCAGAACTCTGCCACAGAGTCGCAGGCGCAGGCGGCGGCTTCCCAGTTCCAGCTCGCCTGGGCGGAGGAGCTTCCGTACATCCCGCTGATGAACCAGAACGCCACGTTCGTACACAACAACAAGGTGCACGGATGGCAGCCCTTCGTGTGGAACCTCTACCCGTACTACAACGACACCTGGATCGAGGCCTAA